In Helianthus annuus cultivar XRQ/B chromosome 9, HanXRQr2.0-SUNRISE, whole genome shotgun sequence, the following are encoded in one genomic region:
- the LOC110875280 gene encoding disease resistance protein RPV1 translates to MESSLTCRHEAKFIQQIVEEVSLKLHFFNSSIDEKLVGMETRLKHVVSSLEIDSDDIRMIGIWGMGGSGKTTLARAIFDHISIWFEGKIFVENVREVSKGSLSGLKKLQKQVLRNVLNDQGIIVTSVYDGKHMMKKMMGSRKVLVVLDDVDDIGQLEALVGEATWFKPGSRIIITTRDKQVLKAHRVNIIHDACLLSYEEAICLFSRCAFGREILNHGYEELSRKVVHYAAGLPLTIKVLGTFLFGRTQGEWEDTIKRLKTIPLKETLEKLEISYNGLENDQKEIFLDIACILKGTSKNITIRILESCGFCAHIGLRVLEQKSLLTITKGNDVALYFDDDVERLLLHDHIEEMGMNIVRRVHPDEPNRHRNLWIKEEIEDILVNELGTESTRGIKLRNSNLHPAIIMKGLKKMKALRFLCVKPGIETWQVDEFNQHLPDALRSLSWYDYPFQSLPITFEANKLVNLEMIGSKITELWKGGERKVLDKIRFLDLSRSKLRTFDIRMTPHLEKLYLVECRDLLKLHMLGEYPNLKLIDLSGSVEVNKLHLGKTPHLEKLNLTRCYKLLELHLTDECPDLKFLDLSYSQVNNLNLWMTPHLEKLNLSGCARLQKVHAPMGCLQNLLHLNLSGCLRFKDFLVDKRCQATGTFILTARTTVYECPLHPENNLPMFQLKCVYDETISSWNGNIEKLFSSGLCACTNLESFFASICGLQHLRELNLESSSRKVPKDLSQLESLEKLSLRMDKIRHLPDDIYMLKRLKSLDLQYCWYLEQLPKDIGRLECLEELNISRCSYLQDIPISICNMKCLKRLHLWWCPVEKLPEELGCLEFLEKLDLSNCIFLQDIPKTICKMKCLKQLHLIRCREVKTLPEELGSLECLEVLSLEGCVSLRDIPNSICNMKCLTRLNISYCTRVRKLPEELGCLKGLEKLSLMGCTSLRDIPNSICKLKRLKCLNLSDCHPVQKFLEELGCLECLENLNLGQCASLQDIPNSICKMKSLKCLDLSDCHQLQKLPEELGCLECLEELDLTGCRSLLYIPNSICKIKSLKGLYLSGCIRVRKLPEELGCLECLEKLDLRQCASLKDIPSSISKMKSLTHLNLSHCIRVDKLPEELGSLECLKELRIEGTTIRCLPRSMYQMEDLCFDGSSRDLELSEWFLSDCVNGDYW, encoded by the exons ATGGAATCATCTTTAACATGCAGACATGAAGCAAAATTCATTCAACAAATTGTTGAAGAGGTTTCGCTAAAGCTACATTTCTTTAATTCAAGCATTGATGAGAAGTTAGTAGGCATGGAGACCCGGCTAAAGCATGTGGTTTCATCATTAGAAATTGATTCTGATGACATCCGTATGATTGGGATTTGGGGTATGGGAGGTAGTGGGAAGACGACGTTGGCCCGAGCTATTTTTGATCACATATCCATTTGGTTTGAAGGTAAAATCTTTGTTGAGAATGTCAGAGAAGTTTCAAAAGGCTCTTTGTCTGgtttgaagaaattgcaaaaacaGGTCCTTAGAAATGTGTTAAATGATCAAGGCATTATTGTAACAAGTGTTTATGATGGAAAACATATGATGAAAAAGATGATGGGTAGTAGAAAGGTTCTTGTAGTTCTAGATGATGTGGATGATATAGGCCAGCTTGAAGCGTTAGTTGGTGAGGCTACATGGTTTAAGCCAGGAAGTAGAATCATCATCACAACAAGAGATAAGCAAGTGTTGAAAGCACATCGAGTGAACATTATTCATGATGCATGTCTGTTATCATATGAGGAAGCAATTTGTCTCTTCAGTAGGTGTGCATTTGGGAGAGAGATTCTAAATCATGGGTATGAAGAGCTCTCTAGAAAAGTTGTACATTATGCTGCCGGTCTTCCCTTAACAATCAAAGTTTTGGGTACATTTCTTTTTGGTAGAACTCAGGGTGAATGGGAAGATACCATCAAAAGACTAAAAACAATTCCGTTGAAAGAAACTTTGGAAAAACTAGAAATAAGTTATAATGGTTTAGAGAATGATCAAAAAGAAATATTTCTAGATATTGCTTGCATACTTAAAGGTACATCTAAGAATATAACAATCAGAATACTTGAAAGCTGTGGGTTTTGTGCTCATATTGGTCTAAGAGTTCTTGAACAAAAATCCTTGTTAACTATAACTAAGGGTAACGACGTTGCTTTGtattttgatgatgatgttgagaggTTGCTCTTGCATGACCATATAGAGGAAATGGGAATGAATATTGTTCGGCGCGTGCACCCTGATGAGCCTAATAGACATAGGAACTTATGGATTAAAGAGGAAATTGAAGATATACTAGTTAATGAATTG GGTACTGAATCAACAAGAGGTATAAAACTACGAAATTCGAATCTCCATCCAGCAATAATTATGAAAGGTCTTAAAAAAATGAAGGCACTTAGATTTCTTTGTGTGAAACCTGGAATTGAAACATGGCAAGTTGATGAATTTAACCAACACTTACCAGATGCTTTACGATCTCTATCTTGGTATGATTACCCTTTTCAGTCTTTACCTATTACGTTTGAAGCAAATAAGCTAGTCAACCTTGAAATGATTGGGAGCAAGATCACTGAACTTTGGAAAGGGGGAGAAAGAAAG GTTCTTGATAAGATTAGATTCCTTGACCTCAGCCGTTCTAAATTGAGAACCTTTGACATTAGGATGACTCCACATCTCGAGAAGTTATATCTTGTTGAATGTCGAGATCTTCTCAAACTCCACATGCTAGGTGAATATCCAAACCTCAAACTGATCGATCTTAGTGGTTCTGTGGAGGTGAATAAGCTTCACCTTGGGAAGACTCCACATCTTGAGAAGTTAAATCTTACAAGATGTTATAAACTTTTAGAACTCCACTTGACCGATGAATGTCCGGACCTCAAATTCCTTGACCTTAGTTATTCTCAGGTGAATAATCTTAACCTCTGGATGACTCCACATCTCGAGAAGTTAAATCTTAGCGGATGTGCTCGTCTTCAAAAAGTTCATGCTCCCATGGGATGTCTACAAAATCTTTTGCACTTAAACTTAAGTGGTTGCTTGAGGTTTAAAGATTTTTTGGTTGACAAACGATGTCAAGCAACTGGTACTTTTATATTAACTGCAAGAACAACCGTATATGAATGCCCACTGCATCCTGAAAATAATTTGCCAATGTTTCAGCTTAAATGTGTTTATGATGAAACTATATCCTCATGGAATGGAAATATTGAGAAGCTTTTTTCTTCTGGTCTGTGTGCTTGCACAAACCTTGAGTCATTTTTTGCAAGCATTTGTGGTTTACAACATCTAAGAGAGCTTAACCTCGAAAGCAGTAGTCGGAAGGTGCCCAAGGATCTCAGTCAGTTAGAAAGTCTAGAGAAGCTATCTTTGAGGATGGATAAGATCAGGCATCTTCCAGATGACATTTATATGTTGAAACGTCTGAAATCACTTGATCTTCAATATTGTTGGTATCTAGAGCAGTTACCCAAGGATATTGGTAGATTAGAGTGTTTAGAGGAGTTAAACATAAGTAGGTGTTCATACTTACAAGATATTCCGATCAGCATATGTAACATGAAGTGCTTAAAACGTTTACATCTCTGGTGGTGTCCTGTTGAGAAATTGCCAGAGGAACTTGGATGTTTAGAATTTTTAGAGAAGTTAGACCTATCAAATTGTATTTTCTTACAAGATATTCCTAAAACCATTTGtaagatgaaatgtttaaaacaATTACATCTCATTCGTTGTCGTGAAGTTAAGACATTGCCTGAGGAACTTGGAAGTTTGGAATGTTTAGAGGTGTTAAGCCTTGAGGGGTGTGTATCCTTACGAGATATTCCGAACAGCATCTGTAACATGAAGTGTTTGACACGTTTAAATATCTCCTATTGCACTCGAGTTAGGAAATTGCCGGAGGAACTTGGATGTTTAAAAGGTTTAGAGAAGTTAAGCCTAATGGGTTGTACATCCTTACGAGATATTCCAAACAGCATCTGTAAGCTGAAACGTTTAAAATGTTTAAATCTATCAGATTGTCATCCAGTTCAGAAATTTCTAGAGGAACTTGGATGTTTAGAGTGCCTAGAGAACTTAAACCTAGGACAGTGTGCATCCTTACAAGATATTCCGAACAGCATCTGTAAGATGAAATCTTTAAAATGTTTAGATCTCTCAGATTGTCATCAACTTCAGAAATTGCCAGAGGAACTTGGATGTTTAGAGTGTCTAGAGGAGTTAGACCTAACAGGTTGCAGATCCTTACTATATATCCCGAACAGCATTTGTAAGATTAAGTCTTTAAAAGGTTTATATCTCTCCGGTTGTATTCGAGTTCGGAAATTGCCAGAGGAACTCGGATGTTTAGAGTGTTTAGAGAAGTTAGACCTAAGACAGTGTGCATCCTTAAAAGATATTCCGAGCAGCATCTCTAAGATGAAAAGTTTAACACATTTAAACCTCTCCCATTGTATTCGAGTTGATAAATTGCCAGAGGAACTTGGGAGTTTAGAATGTTTAAAAGAGTTGCGCATAGAAGGTACAACCATACGTTGTCTTCCGCGGAGCATGTATCAAATGGAAGATTTGTGTTTTGATGGGTCTAGTAGGGATCTTGAGTTGAGTGAGTGGTTTCTTTCCGACTGTGTCAATGGCGATTATTGGTGA